The following coding sequences lie in one Streptomyces sp. NBC_00510 genomic window:
- a CDS encoding DUF2752 domain-containing protein: MTSLTWNRLRAVAGRPATAPVASLVAGAAGAAYLWGTDPHQEGHWLPRCPFNFLTGLLCPACGATRMVYDLMHGDLSAAFHDNALLLLASPFPLYLYARWVTEGLRGRSYRPTLGRRAQLAVLGIAVAWAVVRNAV, encoded by the coding sequence ATGACCTCCCTGACCTGGAACCGCCTCAGGGCCGTGGCCGGACGACCGGCCACGGCCCCCGTGGCGTCGCTCGTCGCGGGCGCGGCGGGCGCCGCCTACCTGTGGGGCACCGACCCGCACCAGGAGGGGCACTGGCTGCCCCGATGCCCCTTCAACTTCCTGACGGGGCTGCTCTGTCCCGCCTGCGGCGCGACCCGCATGGTCTACGACCTGATGCACGGCGACCTGTCGGCCGCCTTCCACGACAACGCGCTGCTGCTCCTGGCGAGCCCCTTTCCCCTCTATCTGTACGCGCGGTGGGTGACGGAGGGGCTGCGCGGCCGTTCCTACCGCCCCACGCTCGGACGCCGTGCGCAACTGGCGGTCCTGGGGATCGCCGTGGCCTGGGCCGTCGTACGCAACGCGGTTTGA